In a single window of the Acidobacteriota bacterium genome:
- a CDS encoding DUF58 domain-containing protein, with translation MIFKKSGNADKTESAIRNPQSAIPRFLAPEVLARITSLELLARTVVEGFISGLHRSPFTGFSTEFAEYRQYMPGDDLRYLDWKLLGRTDRYYIKKYRADTNAQCHILIDSSASMRYTTGEISKLQYAQFLGSSLAYLANKQQDAVGLIAFDQEVRTHVPAHTRTGHMRTIFGRMEELVPGNETQLSAMLHLAAERITRRGIIVVISDFYDEPEAIIKALQHLRFKGNDVIVFQVMDKNELEFEFTEPVLLQDSETEEQIHVMPDVLGDGYRNTIRRHLEAVREGCTSNKIDYELLMTDKPLDQALFSFLAKRARM, from the coding sequence ATGATTTTCAAAAAGTCGGGCAATGCTGATAAAACCGAATCCGCAATCCGCAATCCGCAATCCGCAATCCCCAGGTTTCTTGCGCCTGAAGTGTTAGCGCGAATTACCTCGCTGGAATTGTTGGCGCGGACTGTCGTCGAAGGGTTTATTTCCGGTTTGCACCGTTCGCCCTTTACGGGCTTTTCGACGGAATTTGCCGAATATCGCCAGTACATGCCGGGCGATGATTTGCGCTATCTGGACTGGAAACTGTTGGGCCGTACGGATCGGTATTACATCAAAAAGTATCGCGCCGACACGAACGCACAATGCCACATTCTGATAGATTCCAGCGCTTCGATGCGGTACACGACAGGCGAAATCTCCAAGTTGCAGTACGCGCAATTCCTGGGTTCGTCGCTGGCATATCTGGCGAACAAACAACAGGACGCAGTGGGGTTGATTGCTTTCGACCAGGAAGTCCGCACACACGTTCCGGCGCATACGCGAACAGGTCACATGCGAACGATCTTTGGGCGTATGGAGGAATTAGTACCCGGAAACGAAACACAATTGTCAGCGATGCTGCATTTGGCCGCTGAGCGCATTACTCGCCGCGGCATCATTGTCGTCATCTCCGATTTTTACGACGAACCGGAAGCGATCATCAAAGCCTTGCAGCACCTGCGGTTCAAAGGCAATGACGTAATCGTGTTCCAGGTCATGGACAAAAACGAGTTGGAGTTTGAATTCACCGAACCCGTGTTGCTGCAGGACAGCGAAACCGAAGAACAGATTCACGTCATGCCGGATGTGCTCGGCGATGGATATCGAAACACAATTCGCCGGCACCTCGAAGCCGTGCGCGAAGGATGCACCAGCAACAAAATTGACTATGAATTACTGATGACGGACAAGCCGCTGGATCAGGCGCTGTTTTCGTTTTTAGCCAAACGCGCCCGGATGTAA
- a CDS encoding four helix bundle protein: protein MTSEEMKSRTKSFTLRVIRLVEALPVGRTAEVVGKQLLRSGTSVGANYRAACRAKSTADFIAKMGIVEEEADECAFWLEIIVESDLMKKERIEDLSDEANQIVAMVVSSINTARGHKR, encoded by the coding sequence ATGACCTCTGAAGAAATGAAGTCCAGAACCAAGTCTTTTACGCTTCGAGTAATCAGGTTGGTTGAAGCTTTGCCCGTCGGTCGAACTGCAGAGGTGGTTGGAAAGCAGTTATTACGATCCGGTACCTCAGTAGGCGCCAATTATCGCGCCGCCTGTCGTGCTAAATCCACTGCAGATTTCATTGCCAAAATGGGAATTGTGGAAGAAGAAGCTGATGAATGCGCGTTTTGGCTGGAAATAATTGTAGAGTCAGACTTAATGAAAAAGGAACGAATAGAGGACTTATCCGATGAAGCGAATCAAATCGTAGCGATGGTTGTTTCCTCAATCAACACCGCGAGAGGTCACAAAAGATGA
- a CDS encoding AAA family ATPase has translation MAVDTQVIRDEALLDKLKVARESILREIRKAVLGQDEAVEQVLLSLFVGGHSILTGVPGLAKTLLVRTIASVLDLSFKRIQFTPDLMPADITGTEIIEEDRATGRRDLQFIRGPIFANIILADEINRTPPKTQAALLEAMQEGNVTVQGETYALPKPFFVLATQNPIEMEGTYPLPEAQLDRFMFNVHMGYLPEEDEVAVVKLTTSPQNVQFERLMSAEEIIAFQRLVRKVPVADSVTRYAVNLVHTSRPGNGKAPDFVNRWVTWGGSIRASQFLVLAAKARAIFNGRYNVSLDDIRAVALPVLRHRMLLNFQAESEKVSSDDVIKKLIEAVPEPKSGL, from the coding sequence ATGGCTGTTGACACACAAGTAATCCGCGACGAGGCGTTGCTGGATAAATTGAAAGTCGCCCGCGAAAGCATCCTTCGCGAAATTCGCAAAGCGGTGTTGGGGCAAGATGAAGCGGTTGAACAAGTCCTGCTTTCGCTTTTCGTCGGAGGACATTCCATTCTGACCGGCGTGCCCGGTCTGGCGAAAACCTTGCTGGTCAGAACCATTGCCAGCGTGTTGGATCTTTCGTTCAAACGTATCCAGTTCACACCTGATTTGATGCCTGCGGACATCACGGGAACCGAAATCATCGAAGAAGACCGCGCCACTGGACGTCGCGACTTGCAATTCATTCGAGGCCCGATTTTTGCGAATATCATTCTGGCGGACGAAATCAACCGCACTCCGCCAAAAACCCAGGCCGCGTTGCTGGAAGCCATGCAGGAAGGCAACGTCACCGTTCAAGGCGAAACCTACGCGCTGCCCAAACCTTTTTTCGTGCTGGCGACGCAAAACCCTATCGAAATGGAAGGTACGTACCCATTGCCGGAAGCACAGCTCGACCGGTTTATGTTCAACGTTCACATGGGCTATCTGCCGGAAGAGGATGAAGTCGCCGTCGTCAAGCTGACGACTTCGCCGCAGAATGTTCAATTTGAACGATTGATGTCCGCCGAAGAAATCATCGCCTTCCAACGTCTGGTCAGAAAAGTTCCGGTCGCGGATTCCGTCACCCGCTACGCTGTGAATCTGGTTCACACCAGCCGCCCCGGCAATGGCAAAGCGCCGGATTTCGTCAATCGCTGGGTAACGTGGGGCGGTTCCATTCGCGCCTCGCAGTTCCTGGTGCTTGCCGCCAAAGCGCGCGCGATTTTCAATGGACGGTACAACGTTTCGCTGGATGACATTCGCGCCGTCGCGCTCCCCGTGCTGCGCCATCGCATGTTGCTGAATTTCCAGGCGGAATCGGAAAAAGTCTCTTCGGATGATGTGATCAAAAAATTGATTGAAGCGGTTCCCGAACCGAAATCGGGACTTTGA
- a CDS encoding DUF4159 domain-containing protein: MSKKKFIIAIVIIGLFGSLALAQRGRGGGHRNKPTMDLPEVHENGIPKTDPNWSGKFTFVRIRFDTSQYAQYYGYNNVLGDGGPPWSHDYPVAGRHLMKIITELSKIDATLDINEPILTLDDPMLFKFPFAYLCEIGFMNLNDSEINGMREYLKRGGFLLVDDFRSAGQFYNLQQHVKRAFPELELKKLDISHPIFNCFFSIKTLEVNPIYGGGFGSRETLNPEFWGLEDETGRLMMIINYNYDVSDFWQFSDNPFRPIEETNEAYKFGVNYIVYALTH; the protein is encoded by the coding sequence ATGTCCAAAAAGAAGTTCATCATCGCCATTGTCATTATCGGCCTGTTTGGTTCGTTAGCCCTGGCTCAACGCGGGCGAGGCGGTGGTCACCGCAACAAACCGACCATGGATTTGCCGGAAGTTCACGAAAACGGCATTCCGAAAACGGATCCGAATTGGTCGGGAAAATTCACCTTTGTCAGAATCCGTTTCGATACCAGCCAGTACGCACAGTATTACGGATACAACAATGTGCTCGGCGATGGTGGCCCTCCGTGGTCGCACGATTACCCGGTCGCCGGTCGCCATTTGATGAAGATCATTACCGAATTGTCGAAGATTGACGCGACGCTGGATATCAATGAACCAATCCTGACGCTGGACGATCCGATGCTCTTCAAATTCCCATTCGCCTATCTTTGCGAAATCGGCTTTATGAATCTGAATGATTCCGAAATCAATGGAATGCGCGAATATCTGAAACGCGGCGGCTTCCTGCTGGTGGATGATTTCCGCTCAGCAGGCCAATTTTACAATTTGCAGCAGCACGTCAAGCGGGCGTTTCCCGAATTGGAACTGAAAAAACTCGACATCTCTCATCCGATCTTCAACTGTTTCTTTTCAATTAAGACGTTGGAAGTCAACCCGATTTACGGCGGAGGCTTTGGCTCGCGCGAAACATTGAATCCGGAATTTTGGGGGCTGGAAGATGAGACCGGCAGGCTGATGATGATCATCAACTATAACTACGACGTCAGCGATTTCTGGCAGTTTTCAGACAACCCTTTTCGCCCGATCGAGGAAACCAACGAGGCGTATAAGTTCGGAGTCAATTACATTGTTTATGCGTTGACGCACTAA
- a CDS encoding tetratricopeptide repeat protein, which yields MSNLNAKPIFTFRSLTAVFVVGLLSLFCLLACVSAQQATVESAEEELKAGKYSEAMASFNSLLQTAPKDERAQAGLLKAYLETGKYTEAETDAKKFLARGESPAARLALAEVMAITGRYTAAIAEFEKVSQITQKAIEKAEKEEKEKKPDANAEEKPEPIPSPKAQRVLADLRRAELLHLTGKEEQAKEIFESLVKYYEDNDVDSAEELTSIARTLSYLEKYQDAKDMYLEAIAADATYIEAQLGGGELFTSKYNYEEAATFFEDAKKINANSARLHLAIAANKRIGGGDEMYAELAEAQKINPNYVEAKIFAASLDLDGERHSAAAAQLDSALKINPNSLDAHSLRAAMFWLENKPAEFDSEVKTTLAINPRYGSLYETLGHFATQTRRYRESVAFLREAIKLTPNLYSSHLDLGMGLLRLGDFEEGRAEVELAFKGDPFNLWAKNTLDLLDTMNEYKVTKSGDFIVKIADKENDVLSGYATDLLTEVQATLTAKYKFTPRGPISVEVFPNHDDFAVRALGLPGLGALGVCFGQVIAQDSPSARPAGEFNWGTTMWHEYTHVITLQITDHLIPRWFSEGLSVFEEHKARPGWGDDWSINHIKAFADGRWFKISEIDNGFLRPKRPDDINLAYFEASQICHFVEDKYDFNAILDMLRGYKEKKKTPEILLSVLKLSEADFDREFNSYVSGKISGYVKALEPGWKNKDLAQMPKEEVIKQAEAQPDNFILNLRAGLELISDTKFDQAVKFLKRSIELFPFQSGDGNAYEALAHIYKQQGNKVAEAETLEALIKVDENDYDALKRLAQLKLEAGDKTRALELLKLGFYVNPFEPAAHATAGDLLLEVGGTNGGADKAIREFQIALAANPPNLAEAQYNLARAYFTAGKKPEARRFVLRSLENAPSFEKAQELLLKIRGQ from the coding sequence ATGTCGAATTTGAACGCAAAACCAATTTTTACCTTTCGGAGCTTGACGGCAGTTTTCGTCGTTGGGTTGTTGTCACTGTTCTGTTTGCTGGCGTGCGTGTCAGCGCAACAGGCGACGGTTGAATCCGCCGAAGAAGAACTCAAAGCCGGTAAGTATTCCGAAGCAATGGCTTCGTTCAATTCCCTGCTGCAAACCGCGCCCAAAGACGAACGCGCACAGGCCGGGCTGCTCAAAGCCTATCTGGAAACCGGCAAGTACACCGAAGCGGAAACGGACGCCAAGAAGTTTCTGGCTCGCGGGGAATCACCTGCCGCGCGATTGGCGCTGGCCGAAGTGATGGCCATCACTGGCCGTTATACAGCGGCCATCGCCGAATTTGAAAAGGTCAGCCAGATTACGCAAAAAGCCATCGAAAAAGCCGAGAAAGAAGAAAAAGAAAAGAAACCCGACGCAAATGCCGAAGAAAAGCCTGAGCCAATTCCTTCGCCCAAAGCGCAGCGGGTACTGGCCGATTTGCGCCGCGCCGAATTGCTGCACCTGACCGGGAAGGAAGAACAAGCGAAAGAAATTTTTGAAAGCCTGGTCAAATACTACGAAGACAACGACGTGGATTCGGCGGAAGAATTGACTTCCATCGCCCGCACGCTGAGTTACCTGGAAAAATATCAAGATGCGAAAGATATGTACCTGGAGGCGATTGCCGCAGACGCCACCTACATCGAAGCGCAACTTGGCGGCGGCGAATTGTTCACCAGCAAATACAATTACGAAGAAGCCGCGACATTTTTTGAAGACGCCAAGAAGATCAATGCGAACAGCGCCCGGCTGCATCTGGCCATCGCTGCCAACAAACGCATCGGCGGCGGCGATGAGATGTATGCGGAACTGGCCGAAGCGCAAAAGATCAATCCCAATTACGTCGAAGCTAAAATCTTTGCGGCATCGCTCGATCTGGATGGTGAACGTCATAGTGCAGCAGCAGCGCAACTGGATTCGGCGTTGAAGATCAATCCGAATTCGCTGGACGCGCACAGTTTGCGCGCGGCGATGTTCTGGCTGGAAAACAAACCTGCTGAGTTTGACAGCGAAGTCAAAACGACACTGGCCATCAATCCGCGTTACGGATCGTTGTATGAAACGCTTGGCCATTTCGCCACCCAAACGCGCCGGTATCGTGAATCGGTCGCCTTCCTGCGCGAAGCCATCAAGCTCACCCCCAATCTGTATTCCTCGCACCTGGATTTGGGGATGGGGTTGTTGCGGCTGGGAGATTTCGAAGAAGGTCGCGCCGAAGTCGAATTGGCGTTCAAAGGCGACCCCTTCAACCTGTGGGCAAAAAATACGCTCGACCTGCTGGACACGATGAACGAGTACAAGGTGACCAAAAGCGGAGATTTCATCGTCAAAATCGCCGATAAAGAAAACGATGTGCTCAGCGGGTACGCCACTGATTTGCTCACCGAAGTGCAAGCTACGTTGACGGCCAAATACAAGTTCACACCGCGCGGGCCGATTTCCGTGGAAGTTTTCCCGAACCACGACGATTTTGCAGTACGCGCGCTCGGATTGCCGGGATTGGGTGCGCTGGGCGTTTGCTTCGGCCAGGTCATCGCGCAGGATTCGCCTTCGGCTCGCCCTGCCGGCGAATTCAACTGGGGCACCACGATGTGGCACGAATACACGCACGTCATCACCCTGCAAATCACGGATCATTTGATTCCCCGCTGGTTTTCCGAAGGATTGTCGGTGTTTGAAGAGCACAAGGCGCGCCCGGGTTGGGGCGATGATTGGAGCATCAACCACATCAAAGCCTTTGCTGATGGTCGCTGGTTCAAGATTTCGGAAATTGACAACGGATTTTTGCGTCCCAAACGACCGGATGACATCAATCTGGCCTACTTCGAAGCGTCGCAGATTTGTCATTTCGTCGAAGACAAATACGATTTCAACGCCATTCTGGATATGCTGCGCGGGTACAAAGAGAAAAAGAAAACGCCGGAGATTTTGCTTTCAGTCTTGAAGCTCTCCGAAGCCGACTTCGACCGCGAATTCAACAGCTACGTCAGCGGCAAAATTAGCGGTTATGTCAAAGCGCTGGAACCGGGCTGGAAGAACAAAGACCTGGCTCAAATGCCAAAAGAGGAAGTGATCAAACAGGCCGAAGCGCAGCCGGACAATTTCATATTGAATCTGCGCGCTGGTCTGGAACTCATTTCCGACACCAAGTTTGATCAGGCCGTCAAATTCTTGAAACGTTCGATTGAACTGTTTCCCTTTCAAAGCGGCGATGGGAACGCTTACGAAGCGCTGGCACACATTTACAAACAGCAGGGCAACAAAGTTGCGGAAGCTGAGACGTTGGAAGCGTTGATCAAAGTTGACGAAAACGATTACGACGCGTTGAAACGATTGGCGCAATTGAAATTGGAAGCAGGCGACAAGACGCGCGCATTGGAATTATTGAAACTCGGTTTTTACGTCAATCCCTTTGAACCCGCTGCGCATGCAACGGCTGGCGATTTGTTGCTGGAAGTCGGCGGAACAAACGGCGGAGCCGATAAAGCCATTCGCGAATTTCAGATTGCATTGGCGGCAAATCCGCCCAACCTTGCTGAAGCGCAATACAATCTGGCGCGCGCATATTTCACGGCAGGGAAAAAACCGGAAGCCAGACGTTTCGTGCTGCGCTCGCTGGAAAATGCTCCCAGTTTTGAAAAGGCGCAGGAACTGTTGTTGAAGATCAGAGGGCAATAA
- a CDS encoding VWA domain-containing protein — protein sequence MDRFVQFLFKHKWSTFAKGNLAFANRPSWLILVLLALLLGALVYFLYIRPGYRINSQAKWGLIALRAGLLALLFIMLMRPVVVVPSVIPKSTSVAILADNSQSMSLSDENSRSRLDATKTLLAASSKFSQGLNDKFRTSLYGFSNAAEKIKDASELNASGASTDIASALDQATKESTGSPLSAIVLISDGGANTPKDLSDQLRDLRSRNIPVFTVGVGNPSRFKDAETVRVTAPRRVLSGSAIIAETLVRLTGYDNQKISLAVSEDGKALKTQQFDVKSGEAQSVTIEFNPTSVGNHSYTFEVKPLDGETTLENNAIDAMISVTDDKPKVLYVEGEPRWEYGFMRKAATAKAEKNLMLVSALRSADGKFYRQGVDSGSELTTGFPNTLEELFTYQGIVIGSIEANFFSYDQLRQIEQFASRRGGGVMAIGGSRSFDAGKYAQTPIADLLPVYLDERIDEPEMQIVQNFKAVLTSRGRAHAVTRLNEDRAQSAKIWDELPPISVPEALSSIKPGATVILEARHITDKNRVLPLLVEQRYGRGRTLAFTTDDSWRWRMEVPSQNNYHETFWRQLLRYLVSTTPRQFEVSSERDVYVPGDTISLRSEVNDKKFEPIRDAQVTATVTKPSGATVELPLKINFNTGISGQSAEASADYRSELAADESGLYKVEMTAKHGNETLGTAQSGFLVSNRSREFHDAAQNVELLKRVASETGGKYFDLEKANDLLDEITMLEGKNSERVSKDLWDMPINFMLLIGLASAEWFLRKRKGLA from the coding sequence ATGGATCGTTTTGTACAGTTTTTGTTCAAGCATAAATGGTCAACCTTTGCCAAAGGAAATCTGGCTTTTGCCAATCGTCCTTCCTGGCTGATTCTCGTCCTGTTGGCCTTGCTGCTGGGTGCGCTCGTTTACTTCCTTTATATCCGGCCCGGCTATCGAATCAATTCCCAGGCTAAATGGGGCTTGATCGCGTTGCGCGCCGGACTACTGGCCCTTCTGTTCATCATGCTGATGCGCCCGGTTGTGGTCGTTCCTTCGGTAATTCCGAAAAGCACCAGCGTCGCCATTCTGGCCGATAATTCCCAGAGCATGTCGCTGTCCGATGAAAACAGCCGCAGTCGTCTGGATGCCACCAAAACCCTGCTTGCCGCCAGCAGCAAATTCTCGCAGGGCTTAAACGACAAATTCCGCACCAGCTTGTACGGTTTTTCCAACGCCGCTGAAAAAATCAAAGACGCTTCGGAATTGAATGCCAGCGGCGCATCCACCGACATCGCTTCGGCGCTGGATCAAGCGACAAAGGAATCCACCGGTTCTCCGCTTTCGGCCATTGTGCTCATCAGCGACGGCGGAGCCAACACGCCCAAGGATTTATCCGACCAGCTTCGTGACCTGCGTTCTCGTAACATTCCGGTGTTCACCGTCGGCGTTGGCAATCCATCGCGGTTCAAAGACGCTGAAACCGTTCGCGTCACCGCGCCGCGCCGCGTGCTCAGCGGTTCGGCCATCATCGCCGAAACGCTGGTTCGGTTGACTGGATACGACAACCAGAAAATTTCGCTCGCCGTCAGCGAAGACGGCAAGGCGCTCAAAACCCAGCAATTCGATGTGAAAAGCGGCGAAGCCCAAAGCGTGACCATCGAATTCAATCCGACTTCGGTCGGCAATCACAGCTACACGTTTGAAGTAAAACCTCTCGACGGCGAAACCACACTGGAAAACAACGCGATTGACGCAATGATTTCCGTTACCGACGACAAACCCAAAGTGCTGTATGTGGAAGGGGAACCGCGCTGGGAATACGGCTTTATGCGAAAGGCCGCAACCGCCAAGGCCGAAAAAAACCTGATGCTGGTTTCCGCGCTCCGCTCCGCAGACGGCAAGTTTTACCGCCAGGGCGTGGATTCAGGCAGTGAATTGACCACGGGGTTTCCGAACACGCTGGAGGAACTGTTCACCTACCAGGGAATTGTCATCGGCAGCATCGAAGCCAATTTTTTCAGCTACGACCAACTTCGACAAATCGAACAATTCGCTTCGCGCCGCGGCGGTGGCGTGATGGCCATCGGAGGCTCTCGGTCGTTCGACGCGGGCAAATATGCCCAAACGCCGATTGCCGATTTGTTGCCGGTATATTTGGACGAACGGATTGATGAACCGGAAATGCAGATTGTCCAGAACTTCAAAGCTGTCCTGACCTCGCGCGGGCGCGCTCACGCTGTCACGCGGCTGAACGAAGATCGCGCGCAAAGCGCAAAAATCTGGGACGAGTTGCCGCCGATTTCCGTTCCCGAAGCGCTAAGCTCCATCAAACCGGGCGCAACCGTCATCCTGGAAGCCCGCCACATCACGGACAAAAACCGAGTGTTGCCGCTGCTTGTCGAACAGCGATACGGACGCGGACGAACTTTGGCCTTCACAACCGACGATTCCTGGCGTTGGCGCATGGAAGTTCCTTCGCAAAACAATTACCACGAAACGTTCTGGCGTCAGTTGTTGCGCTATCTGGTCAGCACAACGCCCAGGCAATTTGAAGTTTCCTCCGAACGCGATGTGTATGTTCCGGGCGATACGATCAGTTTGCGCAGCGAAGTAAATGACAAAAAATTCGAACCGATTCGGGATGCACAGGTGACGGCGACGGTGACAAAGCCTTCCGGCGCAACCGTTGAATTACCGCTGAAGATCAACTTCAACACTGGCATCAGCGGTCAATCCGCCGAAGCTAGTGCCGATTACCGCAGTGAACTCGCCGCTGATGAAAGCGGTCTTTACAAAGTCGAGATGACGGCCAAACACGGCAACGAAACGCTCGGCACCGCCCAATCCGGTTTCCTGGTCAGCAACCGTTCGCGCGAATTTCACGATGCGGCGCAAAACGTCGAACTGCTCAAACGCGTGGCCAGCGAAACCGGCGGGAAGTATTTCGACCTGGAAAAAGCGAACGACTTGCTGGATGAAATCACCATGCTGGAAGGCAAAAATTCCGAGCGCGTCAGCAAAGATTTATGGGACATGCCCATCAATTTCATGCTGTTGATCGGATTGGCCAGCGCGGAATGGTTTTTGCGAAAACGAAAAGGCTTGGCTTAA